One Nocardioides aromaticivorans genomic window carries:
- a CDS encoding helix-turn-helix transcriptional regulator, which produces MAAHSSLTMVGRDSELAELSRLVGLASAGRRWQGRPGAVLLSGDAGVGKTRLLIELRDRAKVEGWRVYAGHCLDFGESALPYLPFSEVVGRILDELPEVAQQVASHGAIERLLPGRRVRVGGEAREVGPAVEVPGHDGDRAGLFEAVHALLEAAAAEAPVLLVIEDTHWADQSTRDLIGFLFTRAFTNPVAVVVSYRSDDLHRRHPLRRQVAEWSRIPNVDRLALSPLPEDSVRALVRELAPDGLDERAVASIIDRAEGNAFFVEELVASKQDRDCEDVPGDLADVLLVRLDRLSDEARQVVRVASAAGRRITHDLLAAATDLAPADFDAGVRQAVEMNVLEAGARHYTFRHALLGEAVYDDLLPGERVRLHARYVTALGEAAGRGTAAELARHARRSNDLDRAVEASIEAGDEAMAVGGPDEAADHFQQALELLEDADRAERLGIDSSKIAARTSDALVAGGDAQRACQLLKEHLERTPADTAPLARCRLLSQYAELLTVTENDLDAAALSAEALALAPEGESPMRAKVLIAHARVLANVGREDEAESFATEALGLAERLAMPVLASEVVTTLSGLHVKTVVGTEQEALRAALEAAVARAEQAGALQAELRGRFLLGRSYQDSAEWEVAARWFASGVEAGARAGTPWAPYVMESRWQLASIRLITGAWDEALALTDAVADGAGPVIPLGIIAPSRFSILAARGEDVLDRVRSLRSLWEDEGGVGVFSAGVEIDVNGWRGDAAAAIAAYDEVVSVLGRIWQEHFAARVRLSSLTLAAIAAALPSASAAERRALLQRADQLLVDGRTVAERFRSGPGRWGVEGQMWEARLRAEHLRVRWLGGDASSRDELVGAWVEALESVTKLGHVPEEARVRAAYSQILRLVGETAAAAEEAEAARAIADRLRAPLLVSDLGAARSATPATDSPAARLTAREVEILALVAEGRSNGEIGKQLFISTKTVSVHVSNILGKLGAASRTEAAAIARRDDLLP; this is translated from the coding sequence GTGGCCGCACACAGCAGCCTGACGATGGTCGGGCGTGACTCCGAGCTCGCCGAGCTGAGCCGGCTGGTGGGCCTCGCGTCCGCGGGCCGCCGCTGGCAGGGACGACCGGGAGCGGTGCTGCTGTCGGGCGACGCCGGGGTCGGCAAGACCCGGCTGCTGATCGAGCTGCGTGATCGCGCCAAGGTCGAGGGATGGCGGGTCTACGCCGGCCACTGCCTCGACTTCGGCGAGAGCGCGCTGCCCTATCTCCCCTTCAGCGAGGTCGTCGGCCGCATCCTCGACGAGCTGCCCGAGGTCGCCCAGCAGGTGGCGTCCCACGGCGCGATCGAGCGGCTGCTCCCCGGGCGCCGCGTCCGCGTCGGGGGCGAGGCCCGTGAGGTCGGTCCGGCCGTCGAGGTCCCCGGCCACGACGGCGACCGGGCCGGCCTGTTCGAGGCCGTGCACGCCCTCCTGGAGGCCGCCGCGGCCGAGGCGCCGGTGCTGCTCGTCATCGAGGACACGCACTGGGCCGACCAGTCCACCCGCGACCTGATCGGCTTCCTCTTCACGCGCGCCTTCACCAACCCGGTGGCCGTGGTGGTGTCCTACCGCTCCGACGACCTGCACCGCCGCCACCCGCTGCGCCGCCAGGTCGCCGAGTGGTCGCGGATCCCCAATGTCGACCGGCTCGCCCTCTCGCCGCTGCCGGAGGACTCCGTGCGCGCCCTGGTCCGCGAGCTCGCGCCCGACGGCCTCGACGAGCGCGCCGTGGCCTCGATCATCGACCGCGCCGAGGGCAACGCCTTCTTCGTCGAGGAGCTGGTCGCCTCCAAGCAGGACCGCGACTGCGAGGACGTCCCGGGTGACCTCGCCGACGTGCTCCTCGTCCGGCTCGACCGACTCTCCGACGAGGCCCGCCAGGTCGTGCGCGTCGCCAGCGCCGCAGGTCGCCGGATCACCCACGACCTGCTCGCGGCGGCGACCGACCTGGCCCCGGCCGACTTCGACGCCGGCGTGCGCCAGGCGGTCGAGATGAACGTCCTCGAGGCCGGCGCGCGCCACTACACCTTCCGGCACGCCCTCCTCGGCGAGGCCGTGTACGACGACCTCCTCCCCGGCGAGCGCGTCCGGCTCCACGCGCGCTATGTCACCGCCCTCGGTGAGGCGGCCGGTCGCGGCACGGCGGCCGAGCTGGCCCGGCACGCCCGCCGCAGCAACGACCTCGACCGCGCCGTCGAGGCCAGCATCGAGGCGGGCGACGAGGCGATGGCGGTCGGCGGTCCCGACGAGGCGGCCGACCACTTCCAGCAGGCGCTCGAGCTGCTCGAGGACGCCGACCGCGCCGAGCGCCTCGGCATCGACTCCTCCAAGATCGCCGCGCGCACCTCCGACGCGCTCGTCGCCGGCGGCGACGCCCAGCGCGCCTGCCAGCTCCTGAAGGAGCACCTCGAGCGCACCCCCGCCGACACCGCGCCGCTCGCCCGCTGCCGCCTGCTCAGCCAGTACGCCGAGCTCCTCACCGTCACCGAGAACGACCTCGACGCGGCGGCCCTGTCGGCCGAGGCCCTCGCGCTCGCCCCGGAGGGCGAGAGCCCGATGCGGGCCAAGGTGCTCATCGCCCACGCCCGCGTGCTCGCCAACGTCGGCCGCGAGGACGAGGCGGAGTCCTTCGCCACCGAGGCGCTCGGCCTGGCCGAGCGCCTGGCCATGCCGGTCCTCGCCTCCGAGGTCGTGACGACGCTGAGCGGGCTCCACGTCAAGACGGTCGTCGGCACGGAGCAGGAGGCGCTGCGCGCCGCGCTCGAGGCCGCGGTCGCCCGGGCCGAGCAGGCCGGTGCGCTCCAGGCCGAGCTGCGGGGCCGCTTCCTGCTCGGGCGGTCCTACCAGGACTCCGCCGAGTGGGAGGTCGCCGCCCGCTGGTTCGCCTCGGGCGTCGAGGCCGGCGCGCGGGCCGGCACGCCCTGGGCGCCCTATGTCATGGAGTCGCGCTGGCAGCTCGCGAGCATCCGGCTGATCACGGGCGCCTGGGACGAGGCGCTCGCGCTGACCGACGCCGTCGCCGACGGGGCCGGCCCGGTCATCCCGCTCGGCATCATCGCGCCGTCCCGGTTCTCGATCCTCGCCGCCCGCGGCGAGGACGTGCTCGACCGCGTCCGGAGCCTCCGCTCGCTGTGGGAGGACGAGGGCGGTGTCGGCGTGTTCAGCGCCGGTGTCGAGATCGACGTCAACGGCTGGCGCGGCGACGCCGCCGCAGCGATCGCGGCCTACGACGAGGTCGTGAGCGTCCTGGGCCGGATCTGGCAGGAGCACTTCGCGGCGCGGGTCCGGCTGTCCTCGCTGACGCTCGCGGCCATCGCGGCAGCCCTGCCCTCCGCCAGCGCCGCGGAGCGCCGCGCGCTGCTCCAGCGCGCCGACCAGCTCCTGGTCGACGGCCGCACCGTCGCCGAGCGGTTCCGGTCCGGGCCGGGGCGCTGGGGCGTCGAGGGCCAGATGTGGGAGGCCCGCCTGCGCGCCGAGCACCTGCGCGTGCGCTGGCTCGGCGGCGACGCGTCGTCCCGCGACGAGCTCGTCGGCGCATGGGTCGAGGCGCTCGAGAGCGTCACCAAGCTGGGGCACGTGCCGGAGGAGGCGCGCGTGCGGGCGGCGTACTCCCAGATCCTGCGGCTGGTCGGCGAGACCGCTGCCGCGGCGGAGGAGGCCGAGGCGGCGCGCGCGATCGCCGACCGCCTCCGTGCGCCGCTGCTCGTGTCCGACCTCGGCGCGGCGCGGTCCGCGACGCCCGCCACCGACAGCCCCGCGGCGCGGCTGACCGCCCGCGAGGTGGAGATCCTGGCGCTCGTCGCCGAGGGCCGCTCCAACGGCGAGATCGGCAAGCAGCTGTTCATCAGCACCAAGACCGTCAGCGTCCACGTCTCCAACATCCTGGGCAAGCTCGGGGCGGCCAGCCGCACCGAAGCGGCGGCCATCGCCCGCCGCGACGATCTCCTCCCGTAG
- a CDS encoding nitroreductase family protein, which translates to MEFAEVVRRRRMTRAYAPDPVDPAVVEAALAAATRAPSAGFSQGWAFVVLDTPDAVRGFWRAQTDAAADGGSPDRWLAGMMTAPVVVVPCSRRSAYLDRYAEADKRRAGLHERDEDRWAMPYWHLDTAMASLLVLQSVTDAGLGACFFGLVPDRVEAVKERLGLVDTADEEAPHPIGAITIGHPAPPADRAAGARGSASRRRRTPWQEVAHRGRWGAGWSTDADGEAAG; encoded by the coding sequence GTGGAGTTCGCAGAGGTCGTACGACGACGCCGGATGACGCGCGCCTACGCTCCCGACCCCGTCGACCCCGCCGTGGTCGAGGCCGCCCTGGCGGCCGCCACCCGCGCCCCGAGCGCCGGCTTCTCCCAAGGCTGGGCCTTCGTCGTGCTCGACACCCCGGACGCGGTGCGCGGCTTCTGGCGCGCACAGACCGACGCGGCGGCCGACGGGGGCAGCCCGGACCGCTGGCTCGCCGGGATGATGACGGCCCCGGTGGTCGTGGTCCCGTGCAGCCGCCGGTCGGCCTACCTGGACCGCTACGCCGAGGCCGACAAGCGGCGCGCCGGCCTCCACGAGCGCGACGAGGACCGGTGGGCGATGCCCTACTGGCACCTCGACACCGCGATGGCCTCGCTGCTGGTGCTCCAGTCCGTGACCGACGCGGGCCTGGGCGCCTGCTTCTTCGGGCTGGTCCCCGACCGGGTCGAGGCCGTGAAGGAGCGGCTCGGCCTGGTCGACACCGCCGACGAGGAGGCGCCGCACCCGATCGGTGCGATCACGATCGGGCACCCGGCCCCGCCGGCCGACCGGGCGGCGGGTGCACGGGGGTCGGCGAGCCGTCGTCGTCGTACACCGTGGCAGGAGGTGGCCCACCGCGGCCGCTGGGGCGCGGGCTGGTCGACTGACGCCGACGGGGAGGCCGCCGGATGA
- a CDS encoding ABC transporter ATP-binding protein, which translates to MRPSPVVTHLTADDLRQKEPVLPRIARLLRPYRAKIAMVLVAVVGAASLQALAPFLTRAVFDDALFPLDGGGPDLGLLGWLVAGLCAIPVAVALIGIWQMWLTSTVGNSAMADLRGDLFEHLQKMELAFFTATKTGAIQSRLANDVAGVRTVLTDTATTIVQNSVTVAAALVSMLVLSWQLTVITLFLMPLFVVLQFRVGRVRQRLARRTQESLSEMTAITEEALSVSGILLAKVFNRADSEVDRYREANRRQTRLQVEQAMTGRTFFAVVQTFFAITPALIYLFSGWLITGDTPVGAGESALTAGTLVAFTTLQGRLQMPLLQLMRVTLDVQTSLALFRRIFEYLDLEPAITERPGAVTLDPDAVRGRVEMRGVRFRYPEPRSLSGTTNRDRFGESGVRIEADPDGPGAAPVTSGWALDDVSLVVEPGQLAAIVGPSGSGKTTATYLVPRFYDVTEGAVLIDGHDVRDLTLSSLADAVGMVTQEPYLFHGTIRDNIAYAKPDATADEIERAARDANIHDRIMGFPEGYETITGERGYRLSGGEKQRLAIARVLLKDPAILILDEATSALDNETERLVQEALERATRSRTTIAIAHRLSTIRSADVIFGLEDGRLVERGTHHELMAAGGLYKRLYDEQFSREPHGRPACDSRRADVSL; encoded by the coding sequence ATGAGGCCGAGCCCGGTGGTCACCCACCTCACCGCCGACGACCTGCGCCAGAAGGAGCCGGTGCTGCCGCGGATCGCGCGGCTGCTGCGGCCCTACCGCGCCAAGATCGCGATGGTGCTCGTCGCGGTCGTCGGCGCGGCGTCGCTGCAGGCGCTGGCGCCGTTCCTGACCCGGGCGGTCTTCGACGACGCGCTCTTCCCACTCGACGGCGGCGGCCCCGACCTCGGCCTGCTCGGCTGGCTGGTCGCGGGTCTGTGCGCCATCCCGGTCGCGGTCGCGCTCATCGGCATCTGGCAGATGTGGCTGACCTCGACCGTCGGGAACTCCGCGATGGCCGACCTGCGCGGCGACCTGTTCGAGCACCTGCAGAAGATGGAGCTCGCGTTCTTCACCGCGACCAAGACCGGGGCGATCCAGTCCCGGCTGGCCAACGACGTGGCGGGCGTGCGCACCGTCCTCACCGACACCGCGACGACGATCGTGCAGAACTCCGTGACGGTCGCGGCGGCGCTGGTCTCGATGCTGGTCCTGTCGTGGCAGCTGACCGTGATCACGCTCTTCCTGATGCCGTTGTTCGTGGTGCTGCAGTTCCGGGTCGGCCGCGTCCGCCAGCGCCTCGCGCGACGCACCCAGGAGTCGCTGTCGGAGATGACCGCGATCACCGAGGAGGCCCTGTCGGTGAGCGGGATCCTGCTCGCGAAGGTGTTCAACCGGGCCGACTCCGAGGTCGACCGCTACCGCGAGGCCAACCGCCGCCAGACCCGCCTGCAGGTGGAGCAGGCGATGACCGGGCGCACCTTCTTCGCCGTGGTCCAGACGTTCTTCGCGATCACGCCGGCGCTGATCTACCTGTTCAGCGGCTGGCTGATCACCGGCGACACCCCCGTCGGGGCGGGCGAGAGCGCGCTCACCGCGGGCACCCTCGTCGCGTTCACCACGCTGCAGGGCAGGCTGCAGATGCCGCTGCTGCAGCTGATGCGGGTCACCCTCGACGTGCAGACCTCGCTCGCCCTGTTCCGCCGGATCTTCGAGTACCTCGACCTCGAGCCCGCCATCACCGAGCGCCCCGGCGCCGTCACCCTCGACCCCGACGCCGTCCGGGGCCGGGTGGAGATGCGCGGCGTCCGGTTCCGCTACCCCGAGCCCCGCTCCCTGTCCGGTACGACGAACCGCGACCGCTTCGGCGAGAGCGGGGTGCGGATCGAGGCGGACCCCGATGGTCCCGGCGCCGCACCGGTGACCTCCGGGTGGGCGCTCGACGACGTCTCGCTCGTGGTCGAGCCGGGGCAGCTCGCCGCGATCGTGGGTCCGTCGGGCAGCGGGAAGACGACGGCGACGTACCTCGTCCCGCGGTTCTACGACGTCACCGAGGGCGCGGTGCTGATCGACGGCCACGACGTCCGCGACCTCACCCTCTCCTCGCTCGCCGACGCCGTCGGGATGGTGACCCAGGAGCCGTACCTCTTCCACGGCACCATCCGCGACAACATCGCCTACGCGAAGCCCGACGCGACCGCCGACGAGATCGAGCGGGCCGCGCGCGACGCCAACATCCACGACCGGATCATGGGCTTCCCCGAGGGCTACGAGACGATCACCGGCGAGCGCGGCTACCGCCTGTCCGGCGGGGAGAAGCAGCGCCTCGCCATCGCCCGCGTGCTGCTCAAGGACCCCGCCATCCTGATCCTCGACGAGGCCACCTCCGCGCTCGACAACGAGACCGAGCGACTGGTTCAGGAGGCCCTCGAGCGCGCCACCCGCTCGCGCACCACCATCGCCATCGCCCACCGCCTCTCGACGATCCGCTCCGCCGACGTCATCTTCGGCCTGGAGGACGGTCGCCTCGTCGAGCGCGGCACGCACCACGAGTTGATGGCCGCCGGTGGCCTCTACAAGCGCCTGTACGACGAGCAGTTCTCCCGTGAGCCGCACGGCCGGCCGGCCTGCGACAGCCGGCGGGCGGACGTCTCGTTGTAG
- a CDS encoding response regulator, giving the protein MTPIRVLLADDHALVRRGVRLILEQQPDIEVVAEAADGAEAVALLRQTEVDLVVLDIAMPTMTGLQAAREIARRPDPPRVLMLSMHDNEQYFFSALRLGASGYVLKSVVDEDLVEACRAAMRGEAFVYPGAMGAIVRDYFDRVARGERVPTTVLTPREDEVLKLVAEGRTTREIARILTISEKTVDKHRTNILARLGMNDRTQLTRYAIRAGLVEP; this is encoded by the coding sequence GTGACGCCGATCCGGGTCCTCCTGGCCGACGACCACGCCCTCGTCCGTCGGGGGGTGCGCCTCATCCTCGAGCAGCAGCCCGACATCGAGGTCGTCGCCGAGGCGGCCGACGGGGCGGAGGCGGTGGCGCTGCTGCGGCAGACCGAGGTCGACCTGGTCGTCCTCGACATCGCGATGCCGACCATGACGGGGCTGCAGGCGGCGCGTGAGATCGCCCGGCGGCCCGACCCGCCGCGGGTGCTGATGCTGTCGATGCACGACAACGAGCAGTACTTCTTCTCGGCGCTGCGCCTGGGCGCCAGCGGCTACGTGCTGAAGTCCGTCGTCGACGAGGACCTCGTCGAGGCGTGCCGGGCGGCGATGCGCGGCGAGGCCTTTGTCTACCCCGGCGCCATGGGCGCGATCGTCCGCGACTACTTCGATCGGGTCGCTCGCGGCGAGCGGGTCCCCACCACCGTGCTCACGCCGCGCGAGGACGAGGTGCTCAAGCTGGTCGCGGAGGGACGAACGACTCGCGAGATCGCGCGGATCCTCACGATCAGCGAGAAGACGGTCGACAAGCACCGCACCAACATCCTCGCCCGGCTGGGGATGAACGACCGCACCCAGCTGACCCGCTACGCGATCCGGGCGGGACTCGTGGAGCCCTGA
- a CDS encoding sensor histidine kinase: MRPVNSSLYWKVCLINGAVLCAAVSVLLLSPARVSRQVVVSEALVLVAGLGLVLLVTAVLLRSALAPVDKVIREMATVQLGGVGRRLTAEGDGPGAQLVRSYHAMLERLEGERRSSSARALAAQEAERHRIARELHDQVGQSLTVVLLGLKQVEDRAPHDLRAELALLRESARSGLDDVRRVARELRPGVLDDLGLQAALAALATDVAAHGGPAVRRTFGPGLPELGHDAEVVVYRVAQEALTNVVRHARATRVELSLLRFGTGVALEVADDGCGLAAGTPDGTGLAGMRDRAALVGGTLEVRSRGAGTTVRLLVPTGGVA, encoded by the coding sequence GTGCGGCCCGTCAACTCGTCCCTGTACTGGAAGGTGTGCCTGATCAACGGCGCGGTGCTGTGTGCGGCGGTGTCGGTCCTGCTGCTCTCGCCGGCCCGGGTCTCGCGGCAGGTCGTGGTCTCGGAGGCGTTGGTCCTCGTCGCCGGCCTCGGCCTGGTCCTGCTGGTGACGGCGGTCCTGCTGCGCAGTGCGCTGGCGCCGGTCGACAAGGTGATCCGGGAGATGGCGACCGTCCAGCTGGGCGGGGTGGGGCGCCGCCTGACCGCCGAGGGCGACGGTCCGGGCGCGCAGCTGGTCCGCAGCTACCACGCGATGCTGGAGCGCCTCGAGGGGGAGCGACGATCCAGCTCCGCCCGGGCGCTCGCCGCGCAGGAGGCGGAGCGCCACCGGATCGCGCGCGAGCTGCACGACCAGGTCGGCCAGAGCCTCACGGTGGTGCTGCTGGGGCTCAAGCAGGTGGAGGACCGCGCCCCGCACGACCTGCGCGCCGAGCTGGCGCTCCTGCGCGAGAGCGCCCGGTCCGGTCTGGACGACGTACGACGGGTGGCGCGCGAGCTGCGCCCCGGTGTGCTCGACGACCTCGGCCTGCAGGCCGCGCTCGCGGCGCTGGCCACCGATGTCGCCGCGCACGGCGGGCCGGCCGTCCGTCGTACCTTCGGACCCGGCCTGCCGGAGCTGGGCCACGATGCCGAGGTCGTGGTCTACCGCGTCGCCCAGGAGGCGCTCACCAACGTGGTCCGCCATGCCAGGGCCACGCGGGTCGAGCTGTCGCTGCTGCGCTTCGGCACGGGCGTCGCCCTGGAGGTCGCCGACGACGGCTGCGGGCTCGCCGCCGGGACGCCCGACGGCACCGGGCTGGCCGGGATGCGCGACCGCGCGGCACTGGTCGGCGGGACCCTCGAGGTGCGCTCGCGCGGTGCGGGTACGACGGTCCGGCTGCTCGTCCCGACCGGAGGTGTCGCGTGA
- a CDS encoding TrkA C-terminal domain-containing protein translates to MTAAAELAVSVGMLCAAVGFAVGLAIGRGRQPRWAEKGSFVHKVSIGFATLDRMDAVLLRFEVEEESRLAGVEVGELRLPVGSAVALVTRGDAVLVPGDRTVLRRGDQVLAVAALGQVAEVEERLRAVSRHGRLAGWYETLEPVRRGAA, encoded by the coding sequence ATGACGGCAGCCGCCGAGCTGGCGGTCTCCGTCGGGATGCTCTGCGCCGCCGTGGGCTTCGCGGTGGGGCTCGCGATCGGCCGCGGCCGCCAGCCGCGGTGGGCGGAGAAGGGCAGCTTCGTGCACAAGGTCTCGATCGGGTTCGCCACCCTCGACCGGATGGACGCCGTCCTGCTGCGCTTCGAGGTCGAGGAGGAGTCGCGGCTCGCCGGCGTCGAGGTCGGCGAGCTCAGGCTCCCGGTGGGATCGGCCGTCGCGCTGGTCACGCGCGGCGACGCCGTACTCGTGCCCGGCGACCGGACGGTCCTGCGCCGCGGCGACCAGGTCCTCGCCGTCGCCGCCCTGGGCCAGGTGGCCGAGGTCGAGGAACGCCTGCGCGCGGTCAGTCGCCACGGCCGGCTGGCCGGCTGGTACGAGACGCTCGAGCCGGTACGACGGGGCGCGGCGTGA
- a CDS encoding ArsB/NhaD family transporter produces MILTSAALSIFIVAYALIATERVHRVAAALGGVAAMAAIGLVDANSAFFHHETGIDWNVIFLLFGMMVIVGVLKQTGLFEFLALWAARKSGGRPYRLLVLLVLISATVAPILDNVTCVLLVAPVTIAVCRQLGLPSAPYLISLILASNIGGTATLIGDPPNIIIGSRAGLTFDDFLVHSLPLTVVLLVLFVVMARWLFRKSFGEPVDVAHVLADLEPRDAITNMRMLVRCLAVLALVMVAFSLHTVLHLDPSMVAMMGAGATVLVSRTEPEEFLEEVEWGTLAFFMALFVLVGSLVQVGVIGRIGELAADAMGDRELLAATALLFGSGVVGAFVDNIPYTTATVPIVEDMVAATGSSGADSPLWWAFVFGADLGGNATAVAAGANVVVLGIAAKSGEPISFWQFTRYGVVTTVMTLVVAWLYVYLRYFVLA; encoded by the coding sequence GTGATCCTCACGTCGGCCGCCCTCTCGATCTTCATCGTCGCCTACGCCCTCATCGCCACCGAGCGGGTCCACCGCGTCGCGGCCGCGCTCGGCGGGGTGGCCGCGATGGCGGCGATCGGCCTGGTCGACGCCAACTCGGCCTTCTTCCACCACGAGACCGGGATCGACTGGAACGTCATCTTCCTGCTCTTCGGGATGATGGTCATCGTCGGCGTCCTCAAGCAGACGGGCCTCTTCGAGTTCCTCGCGCTGTGGGCTGCGCGCAAGTCCGGCGGCCGGCCCTACCGACTGCTCGTGCTTCTGGTGCTGATCAGCGCCACGGTCGCCCCGATCCTCGACAACGTCACCTGCGTCCTGCTGGTCGCACCGGTGACGATCGCGGTCTGCCGTCAGCTCGGGCTGCCGTCGGCGCCGTACCTCATCTCGTTGATCCTCGCCTCCAACATCGGCGGCACGGCCACGCTGATCGGCGACCCGCCCAACATCATCATCGGCAGCCGGGCCGGCCTGACCTTCGACGACTTCCTCGTCCACTCGCTGCCGCTGACGGTGGTCCTGCTGGTCCTGTTCGTGGTGATGGCCCGGTGGCTGTTCCGGAAGTCGTTCGGGGAGCCGGTCGACGTCGCTCACGTCCTCGCCGACCTGGAGCCGCGGGACGCGATCACCAACATGCGGATGCTGGTGCGGTGCCTGGCCGTGCTGGCGCTGGTGATGGTGGCCTTCAGCCTGCACACGGTGCTCCACCTCGACCCCTCGATGGTCGCGATGATGGGTGCCGGTGCGACCGTGCTGGTGTCGCGGACCGAGCCCGAGGAGTTCCTCGAGGAGGTCGAGTGGGGGACGCTCGCCTTCTTCATGGCGCTCTTCGTGCTCGTCGGCTCGCTCGTCCAGGTGGGGGTGATCGGGCGGATCGGCGAGCTCGCCGCCGACGCGATGGGCGATCGCGAGCTGCTCGCCGCCACCGCCCTGCTCTTCGGCTCCGGCGTGGTGGGCGCGTTCGTCGACAACATCCCCTACACGACGGCGACCGTCCCGATCGTCGAGGACATGGTCGCGGCGACCGGGTCCTCGGGCGCGGACAGTCCGCTGTGGTGGGCGTTCGTCTTCGGCGCCGACCTCGGCGGCAACGCCACGGCCGTCGCCGCCGGTGCCAATGTCGTCGTCCTCGGCATCGCGGCGAAGTCCGGGGAGCCGATCAGCTTCTGGCAGTTCACGAGGTACGGCGTCGTGACCACCGTGATGACCCTCGTCGTGGCGTGGCTCTACGTCTACCTGCGCTACTTCGTGCTGGCCTGA
- a CDS encoding PucR family transcriptional regulator, with the protein MDGPDVNAEVRKLSARLLPESDQLGAAMAERIRAEIPVYDAGDTVSHDELVASCVVNTRYILGNLAGDVTATETPTETGTVRAEQGVPYAVVLQAFRVGSRFIWEVLVERADPEDRDLLLLAAADIWAVSDQLAADVTDAYRRSMADRARRDGQMRAVLVGSLLDGDADATAYVGETAGMLDLGRASEYVVVSAESPAPGAEGLADVERVLRRTNVRSAWRLDHDHQEGVVALRLGFGVEHLVELLRGLARARVGVSDVVSRLDEVQEARRQARVACAAVSPGTVDVGRFGSDPLAVLLASSPDQARALVDAVLAPVLALPPDDRAVVIDTARAWLAAGGSTSTAARELHVHRNTVRYRVRRLEEVTGRDLARPVDAAELYVALECVRILGLA; encoded by the coding sequence GTGGATGGTCCGGACGTGAACGCCGAGGTGCGCAAGCTCAGCGCCCGCCTGCTCCCCGAGTCGGACCAGCTCGGAGCGGCGATGGCCGAGCGGATCCGCGCCGAGATCCCCGTGTACGACGCCGGCGACACCGTGTCCCACGACGAGCTCGTCGCCTCGTGCGTGGTCAACACCCGCTACATCCTCGGCAACCTAGCCGGCGACGTCACCGCCACCGAGACGCCCACCGAGACGGGCACCGTCCGCGCCGAGCAGGGCGTGCCCTACGCGGTGGTCCTCCAGGCCTTCCGGGTCGGGTCCCGGTTCATCTGGGAGGTGCTCGTCGAGCGGGCCGACCCGGAGGACCGCGACCTCCTGCTCCTCGCCGCCGCCGACATCTGGGCGGTCAGCGACCAGCTCGCCGCCGACGTCACCGACGCCTACCGCCGCTCCATGGCCGACCGCGCCCGCCGCGACGGGCAGATGCGCGCCGTGCTCGTCGGCTCGCTCCTCGACGGCGACGCCGACGCGACCGCCTATGTCGGCGAGACCGCCGGCATGCTCGACCTCGGCCGCGCGAGTGAGTACGTCGTCGTGTCCGCCGAGTCGCCGGCGCCCGGCGCGGAGGGCCTGGCCGACGTCGAACGCGTCCTCCGTCGTACCAATGTCCGCTCGGCGTGGCGCCTCGACCACGACCACCAGGAGGGCGTCGTCGCGCTCCGCCTCGGCTTCGGCGTCGAGCACCTCGTCGAGTTGCTGCGCGGCCTGGCCCGCGCACGGGTCGGCGTCAGCGACGTCGTCTCCCGCCTCGACGAGGTCCAGGAGGCGCGGCGCCAGGCGAGGGTGGCCTGCGCGGCGGTCTCACCGGGCACGGTCGACGTCGGCCGGTTCGGCAGCGACCCGCTCGCCGTCCTCCTCGCCAGCAGCCCCGACCAGGCCCGCGCGCTGGTCGACGCCGTCCTCGCCCCGGTGCTGGCCCTGCCGCCCGACGACCGCGCCGTCGTCATCGACACGGCCCGCGCCTGGCTCGCTGCCGGCGGCTCCACCTCGACGGCGGCCCGCGAGCTCCACGTGCACCGCAACACCGTCCGCTACCGGGTGCGCCGCCTCGAGGAGGTCACCGGCCGCGACCTGGCCCGTCCCGTCGACGCCGCCGAGCTCTACGTCGCGCTGGAGTGCGTACGGATCCTCGGGCTGGCCTGA